From Desulfomonilia bacterium, one genomic window encodes:
- a CDS encoding HD domain-containing protein — translation MKQILTARRRPEDLLGDMRDAFAIDCDRILHSAAYTSYIDKTQVFSLIGHQGISHRVIHVQLLSRIARTIGRKLGLIDDLIEAIAIGHDIGHPPFGHDGENYLDRLCRNAGIGLFAHNVQGVWMLERIEKNGKGLNLSLAVLDGILCHNGETTEQDITPDNASSFNELDRKIAICLEGKIPKPATMEGCLVRFVDTVSYIGRDIEDAILLGIISRRDIPKEAAFILGDTNGKIVYRLVEDLIANSTDKMISYSTRVFEALKILKEFNYNKIYLNPRVKAESEKIGNMYSLVFESLVSDIEKGNTLSPVITRFVSRIEKTYKEGLSPAVIARDYIAGLTDTAFLRLFTEMYIPRSKQESC, via the coding sequence ATGAAACAAATATTAACCGCCAGAAGGCGTCCCGAAGATCTCTTAGGTGATATGCGGGACGCCTTCGCAATCGATTGCGACCGTATTCTGCATTCCGCCGCTTACACATCTTATATCGATAAAACCCAGGTTTTTTCACTTATCGGCCATCAGGGCATCTCCCACAGGGTAATTCACGTGCAGCTTCTCTCGCGTATAGCACGCACGATAGGCCGGAAATTAGGCCTTATTGATGACCTGATAGAAGCGATAGCCATAGGCCATGACATAGGACATCCCCCTTTCGGCCATGACGGTGAGAACTATCTGGACAGACTATGCAGGAATGCCGGTATCGGCCTGTTCGCGCATAACGTGCAGGGTGTATGGATGCTCGAGCGCATTGAGAAAAACGGAAAAGGCCTTAATCTTAGCCTTGCCGTGCTGGACGGCATTTTGTGCCATAACGGCGAGACCACGGAGCAGGACATAACACCCGACAACGCATCATCCTTCAATGAGCTGGACCGGAAAATCGCCATATGCCTTGAGGGAAAAATTCCGAAGCCTGCGACAATGGAAGGCTGCCTCGTGCGCTTTGTTGACACGGTAAGCTATATCGGGCGAGACATCGAGGATGCGATCCTGCTCGGAATCATATCAAGACGGGACATCCCGAAAGAAGCCGCTTTCATCCTCGGCGACACCAACGGGAAGATTGTATACAGGCTTGTGGAAGATCTCATCGCTAATTCGACGGACAAAATGATTTCCTATTCAACAAGAGTTTTTGAGGCGCTCAAGATACTCAAGGAGTTCAACTACAATAAAATTTATCTCAACCCTCGCGTGAAAGCCGAATCTGAGAAGATTGGAAATATGTACAGCCTCGTTTTTGAAAGCCTGGTCAGCGACATTGAGAAAGGCAATACTCTGTCTCCTGTCATTACCAGATTCGTTTCCCGCATTGAAAAGACCTATAAAGAAGGACTCAGTCCAGCGGTAATCGCAAGGGACTATATTGCCGGACTTACCGACACTGCATTTCTGAGGCTTTTCACCGAGATGTACATCCCCCGCAGCAAACAGGAATCCTGCTGA